In the Salvelinus fontinalis isolate EN_2023a chromosome 34, ASM2944872v1, whole genome shotgun sequence genome, one interval contains:
- the LOC129833363 gene encoding uncharacterized protein LOC129833363, with protein MSVTSEMFEEDSQDMREQSGGESSAAPGGTLSFTDEAVSILTSSSLLARSLLGRTSALKRTNDPPTSGNALRRKREFIPSEKKDDGYWDKRKKNNEAAKRSREKRRVNDMVVENRVLALLEENARLRAELLALKFRFGLVKDPSNTPIQPLPAAPCAPQTLAPHYYLPSGPGTHPAAHGGQFSMQGSRDAGSMSEDSGFSTPGSSSLGSPLSFEDRLSDHGKLSPHRAEELGYELHHSPAEAQVHHSGHFPGELSRVMMGKVESGEGIKNFPHKMRFKILSSGEDNRHSPIQSMGARDGPREAASGHIMLGGAEGAGVWPHKQEGEETRRGRQQQESTQYVHRTPPQGQTESHYHTENNVLKSHLSSLSEEVAQLKKLFSEQLLAKVN; from the coding sequence ATGAGTGTGACCAGTGAGATGTTTGAAGAAGATTCTCAAGACATGAGGGAGCAGAGTGGTGGGGAATCCAGTGCTGCACCTGGTGGGACCCTGTCCTTCACAGATGAGGCCGTGTCCATCCTGACCTCCAGCAGCCTGCTGGCCCGCTCTCTGCTCGGACGCACCTCTGCTCTGAAGCGCACCAATGACCCGCCCACCTCTGGAAACGCCCTCAGACGGAAGCGTGAGTTCATTCCCAGCGAGAAGAAAGATGACGGCTATTGGGACAAGCGCAAGAAGAACAACGAGGCGGCCAAGCGCTCCAGGGAGAAGCGCCGCGTCAACGACATGGTGGTGGAGAATCGCGTGCTGGCGCTGCTGGAGGAGAACGCACGTCTCAGGGCCGAGCTGCTGGCTCTCAAGTTCCGCTTTGGCCTGGTCAAAGATCCCTCCAACACACCCATCCAGCCCCTCCCCGCAGCCCCCTGTGCTCCACAGACCTTGGCTCCACACTACTATCTGCCCAGTGGACCAGGGACGCACCCTGCTGCCCACGGGGGCCAGTTCAGCATGCAAGGCTCCAGGGACGCTGGCAGCATGTCAGAGGACTCTGGGTTCTCCACCCCTGGCAGCTCCAGTTTAGGGAGCCCCCTCTCCTTTGAGGACCGACTGAGTGATCATGGCAAACTGTCCCCACACCGAGCAGAGGAGCTGGGCTACGAGCTCCACCACTCCCCTGCAGAGGCGCAGGTGCACCACAGTGGACACTTCCCTGGGGAGCTCTCCAGAGTGATGATGGGGAAAGTGGAGTCTGGGGAGGGCATAAAGAACTTTCCTCACAAAATGCGCTTCAAGATCCTCAGCAGTGGCGAGGACAACAGGCACAGCCCCATACAGTCAATGGGAGCAAGAGACGGTCCCCGGGAGGCAGCCAGCGGACACATCATGTTGGGTGGAGCTGAGGGGGCAGGAGTCTGGCCACAtaagcaggagggagaggagacccGGAGGGGGCGACAACAGCAAGAGTCCACTCAGTATGTCCACCGTACACCCCCACAGGGCCAGACAGAGTCTCATTACCACACAGAGAACAATGTCCTCAAGTCCCACCTCAGCTCCCTCAGTGAAGAGGTGGCCCAGCTAAAGAAGCTGTTCTCAGAGCAGCTGCTGGCTAAAGTGAACTGA
- the LOC129833925 gene encoding anoctamin-10-like — MLMSQWNRTVLPHCQTFSQLQLVSSYIPVALCAETILSIKALSLYPVKRREEVGGWRTLRRTPCQHQEGVMTALRDSMLLGGGNTWRKELTNVTMAAFMLPVQHLNEITSLILLEFHPEVEADTVDWLLGKILTPEPLGGLDLLARVISRTRAGGAIMVVGATPERLLLEADEDLLFRHKPCCPIGGQAREVGDLGRTRPTEGVCGMLSSAECVTLVQRILDRLRVGEGEEIQVLQRIPLLPGEPVMASLSRLRVLTSIYPLHEAPLLQSLQGRWWAGWCGLKPFSQREDWQLLEGIRAYFGEAVALYFGFEGSLVSALLLKSTLSMFLSFYPLRLGNNLVFFTLSSVVWSELFLQGWGEKSKALQRDWGTVVTHPSHTHSSTAAAVPRVAQGTAPPQTQIDAHPFGKMSLRRLQHSFAFLTCTLCLSSILILMYLHLDGLVGDFLLREELSFLFHNILVYLPKISLTVAMAGMDCVAFQLSQSLSLDPEPPGQQSPRQQPLLPEVILSCLFNHFSVHFYRALILNDLTMVRFHLSVQLATHLGIKLLSATLLRRLRRMRTPPGRAHQEHQSPVLRQITEQSNRPPCDTQTWSYLELLISYCYVMFFSGIYPQCALWCLLSIIAKSCMDLWHLCSGTRRPFPRTSPGSNVLWQRVFCGFEALAVLLNSLLLWSSLEFRLLFLSYPGWEMLRAFLLLQLLLLSLRGAVTFLLLHLAWFVGRKAERPETRQPHLHRLHRPPHHQQQQQHSHIQ; from the coding sequence ATGCTGATGTCACAATGGAACCGCACTGTGCTGCCCCACTGTCAGACATTCTCACAGCTACAGCTAGTGTCATCATACATCCCTGTGGCACTGTGTGCTGAGACAATCTTGTCCATCAAAGCCCTGTCCCTGTACCctgtgaagagaagagaggaggtaggGGGCTGGCGAACACTACGCAGAACCCCCTGTCAACACCAGGAAGGAGTCATGACCGCCCTCCGGGACAGCATGTTATTAGGAGGAGGGAACACATGGAGGAAAGAACTCACCAACGTCACCATGGCAGCCTTCATGCTCCCCGTGCAGCACCTCAATGAGATCACCTCTCTGATTCTGCTGGAGTTCCACCCTGAGGTGGAGGCTGACACTGTGGACTGGCTCCTGGGGAAGATCCTTACACCCGAGCCCCTGGGGGGACTGGACCTCTTGGCCAGAGTGATCAGCAGGACCAGGGCCGGGGGTGCCATCATGGTGGTGGGGGCCACTCCAGAGCGGCTGCTCCTGGAGGCTGACGAGGACCTTCTGTTCAGACATAAGCCCTGCTGCCCTATAGGAGGTCAGGCACGGGAGGTGGGGGACCTGGGGAGGACGCGCCCCACGGAGGGGGTGTGTGGGATGTTGTCATCGGCTGAGTGTGTGACCCTGGTGCAGAGGATCCTAGACAGGCTgagagtgggggagggggaggaaattCAGGTGCTCCAGCGGATTCCCCTCCTCCCAGGAGAACCAGTGATGGCCAGTCTGTCCCGCTTAAGAGTCCTAACTAGCATCTACCCCCTACATGAAGCCCCACTGCTTCAGAGCCTCCAGGGGAGGTGGTGGGCTGGCTGGTGTGGTCTCAAACCCTTCAGCCAGAGAGAGGATTGGCAGCTGCTGGAAGGTATCAGGGCTTATTTCGGGGAGGCGGTGGCCCTCTACTTTGGGTTTGAGGGTTCGCTGGTCAGTGCTCTCCTCCTAAAATCCACGTTGTCCATgtttctctccttctaccccctcaGGCTGGGGAACAACCTGGTCTTTTTCACCCTCTCCAGTGTGGTGTGGTCAGAGCTGTTCCTGCAGGGCTGGGGGGAGAAGAGCAAAGCCCTGCAGAGGGACTGGGGGACTGTGGTCACTCATCcgtcacacactcactcatcaaCAGCAGCAGCGGTGCCCAGGGTGGCACAGGGCACAGCACCACCACAGACCCAGATTGATGCCCACCCTTTTGGAAAGATGAGCTTGAGGAGACTGCAACACTCCTTTGCCTTCCTAACCTGcaccctctgcctctcctccatcctgATCCTGATGTATTTACACCTAGATGGACTAGTGGGGGACTTCCTCCTGAGAGAAGAGCTCAGTTTCCTCTTTCACAACATCCTTGTCTACCTCCCCAAAATCTCCCTCACGGTTGCCATGGCAGGGATGGACTGTGTTGCATTCCAACTGTCCCAAAGCCTCAGCCTTGATCCCGAGCCGCCAGGGCAACAGTCACCAAGGCAACAGCCCCTGCTCCCTGAGGTtatcctctcctgcctcttcaaCCACTTTTCCGTCCACTTCTACAGGGCTCTGATCTTGAATGACCTCACCATGGTGCGCTTCCACCTGTCTGTGCAGCTGGCCACCCACCTGGGCATCAAGCTACTGTCCGCCACGCTATTGCGCCGCCTGAGGAGGATGAGAACTCCCCCTGGCCGCGCCCACCAGGAACATCAGTCTCCCGTCCTTAGACAGATCACAGAGCAGAGCAACAGACCACCGTGTGACACCCAGACCTGGAGCTACCTGGAGCTCCTCATCTCCTACTGTTATGTCATGTTCTTCTCAGGCATCTACCCCCAGTGTGCCCTCTGGTGCCTGTTGAGCATCATAGCTAAATCCTGCATGGACTTGTGGCACCTGTGTTCAGGCACACGCCGCCCCTTCCCTAGAACATCCCCCGGGAGTAATGTTTTGTGGCAGCGGGTCTTCTGTGGCTTTGAGGCCCTGGCTGTCCTGCTCAACTCCCTCCTGCTGTGGTCCTCTCTGGAGTTCAGGCTTCTCTTCCTGAGTTATCCTGGGTGGGAAATGCTCAGGGCCTTCCTCCTGCTGCAGCTGTTGCTGCTGAGCCTGAGAGGGGCGGTCACCTTCCTGCTCCTCCACCTGGCCTGGTTTGTTGGCAGAAAGGCAGAGCGGCCTGAGACTCGTCAACCCCACCTCCACAGGCTCCATCGCCCCCCGCACcaccaacagcagcagcagcactctCACATACAGTAG